The following are encoded in a window of Telmatobacter sp. DSM 110680 genomic DNA:
- a CDS encoding TonB-dependent receptor, protein MEVKFRKISYGFLLVPLLFALACVGLHAQANSNITGIVTDQSGAVVAGAKIVLTDPATGAAKSATTSETGLYEIPGLNASNYNMTVTAKGFQTFVQNGIVVNISATFRVDPKLTVGSEATTITVNADALTVQSDSNVVSTLINEQQITELATNGRNIVALAALGLGVSGNLPDSNMPTSVGSNFAISFNGLNQAHNIWLIDGGEAYDRGSGGKSSMMPSQDALGEFQVLASNYPPDYGISSGGTVSMSIKRGTQAFHGELWEFDRNDALQAHNYFDKVGAKKPELRLNIFGGNVGGPLYIPHVYNNNKQRTFFFYNEEWRKIIQGSSPAGINSIPAADFITSAQNVNWVLPAHANKDFRALPVDATHGQVVVPTVSATSALGVAIATYNKANGNVLVPGQAFPDNFIPASLFVDPSALAFNAVGAIPKANSSGDTVVVPAKQPTNVREDLFRIDHNINDKWQLFGHYIGDSVSQTYATSIWSGDNYPTVGSNFSNPSWSSVIKLTGSLSQNVLLEAAFNFDGNKISILPSGSAYTKPSGWGASSFFPASADALNRLPSVNLGSYGTQFDPWSQPWKNAAFDYAEVFGLSVTHGKHAMKFGGGYNRYIKNQQLFGNTNGYYNFSDGYTSPSGTTPGHVNNANLTGDSYLDFMLGLSTSYSQLQTQDIRHYVNQTVSAYAEDNWHITPRLSVQYGVRYDALPHAWERNNLLASFDPAQYQQGITTAANFTANGAFVPGSAGLQTYKGAGFYLNGVTIAGQNGTPRGMTKNFYKTYQPRLGFSYDLTGNGKTVLRGGFGTFFERMQGNDVYNIATAAPFSNTPSVGNTTFNDPLANWQFGTSLSTATLPVVTQGMTSIATNYPAPGVAQYSVGLQREIVPSLVLVTQYVGNVGWHQNVILPINEYPLSTPMQFRADAAGDKTYPGYAAPSTVDSIMARTYPGFGNIQQESNLATVSYSSFQTGLRQQSRHGLSFEIDYTWAHEIDSQLGTADLTGVSNPFNLRYDKGSGNLDRRQVLNMNYEYKLPIFAHSNGLTHSILGGWEVSGTVISETGLPWAGSNAPGDGGSDTVGLGGGYTIRPNFTGKVSYPKTRNSSGVYQWVSPTGFSQPIAAWDGGPSLGFGNAGRDIVKGPGRTNFGTNLYKSFAFTERTHFEFRVESFNTFNHTQFNGFHNNVSGGDFGLVNGVQDPRTFELAGKLVF, encoded by the coding sequence ATGGAAGTGAAGTTCAGAAAGATAAGTTACGGGTTCCTGTTGGTGCCGTTGCTTTTTGCGTTGGCATGCGTCGGGTTACATGCGCAAGCCAATTCAAATATCACCGGCATCGTAACGGACCAGTCGGGAGCAGTCGTCGCGGGAGCGAAGATTGTTTTGACTGACCCAGCTACAGGCGCGGCAAAAAGCGCAACAACAAGCGAAACGGGATTGTATGAAATTCCCGGTTTGAACGCTTCAAATTACAACATGACTGTCACGGCGAAGGGATTCCAGACATTTGTACAGAATGGAATCGTCGTCAACATTTCTGCGACATTTCGTGTTGATCCCAAACTCACAGTTGGCTCGGAAGCGACGACCATCACGGTCAACGCCGATGCATTGACGGTACAGAGCGACTCCAACGTCGTGAGTACGCTCATCAACGAGCAACAGATTACGGAGTTGGCAACCAACGGCCGCAACATTGTTGCACTCGCGGCTCTGGGCCTGGGTGTCAGCGGCAATCTGCCCGACTCAAACATGCCGACATCGGTAGGTTCAAACTTTGCGATCAGCTTTAATGGCCTTAATCAGGCACATAATATCTGGCTGATCGATGGCGGCGAAGCGTATGACCGTGGTTCTGGCGGCAAGTCGTCCATGATGCCTTCACAGGATGCGCTGGGCGAGTTCCAGGTTTTGGCGAGCAACTATCCTCCCGATTACGGAATCTCCTCTGGCGGCACCGTTTCGATGTCGATCAAGAGAGGGACACAGGCTTTCCACGGCGAATTGTGGGAGTTCGATCGCAACGACGCCCTTCAGGCGCACAACTACTTTGACAAGGTGGGTGCCAAGAAGCCCGAGCTGCGGCTAAATATTTTTGGCGGCAACGTCGGTGGACCGCTGTACATTCCGCACGTTTACAACAACAACAAGCAGCGGACATTCTTCTTTTACAACGAAGAGTGGCGCAAAATTATTCAGGGCAGCTCACCTGCCGGAATCAATTCCATTCCAGCAGCTGACTTTATTACTTCTGCCCAGAACGTGAATTGGGTTCTACCTGCGCATGCCAACAAGGATTTTCGTGCGCTTCCGGTAGATGCTACACATGGCCAGGTGGTCGTGCCCACAGTGAGCGCTACTTCAGCGCTGGGTGTTGCCATCGCAACTTACAACAAAGCAAATGGCAATGTGTTGGTGCCGGGGCAAGCTTTCCCCGACAACTTCATTCCCGCCTCTTTGTTTGTAGATCCGAGTGCTTTGGCTTTCAACGCGGTTGGGGCGATTCCGAAAGCTAACTCCTCGGGCGACACCGTCGTAGTTCCTGCCAAACAGCCAACCAATGTGCGCGAAGATCTATTCCGCATTGATCACAACATCAATGACAAGTGGCAGCTCTTTGGTCACTACATTGGCGACTCGGTTAGCCAGACGTACGCTACATCAATCTGGAGCGGCGACAACTATCCGACCGTTGGTTCTAACTTCAGCAATCCGTCGTGGAGTTCCGTTATCAAGCTGACCGGTTCGCTGTCGCAGAATGTGCTGCTCGAGGCTGCGTTCAACTTCGACGGCAACAAGATCAGCATTCTGCCTTCGGGAAGCGCCTACACCAAGCCTTCAGGATGGGGAGCATCTTCATTCTTCCCGGCCTCGGCAGACGCCCTCAACCGGCTTCCCAGCGTGAACCTTGGATCGTATGGAACACAATTCGATCCGTGGTCGCAGCCTTGGAAGAACGCAGCATTTGACTATGCAGAGGTGTTCGGACTCTCGGTTACGCACGGAAAACATGCCATGAAGTTCGGCGGTGGCTACAACCGCTACATTAAGAATCAGCAACTCTTCGGCAATACCAACGGCTATTACAACTTCAGCGATGGCTATACGTCTCCTTCTGGCACAACGCCCGGGCACGTGAACAATGCCAACCTCACTGGCGACTCATACCTGGATTTCATGCTCGGACTTAGCACCAGCTATTCGCAGCTACAGACCCAGGACATCCGCCACTACGTAAACCAGACTGTGTCGGCATATGCCGAGGACAACTGGCACATCACTCCTCGCCTGAGTGTGCAGTACGGCGTTCGTTATGACGCACTGCCGCATGCGTGGGAGCGCAACAATCTTCTTGCCAGTTTTGATCCTGCACAGTATCAGCAGGGCATCACGACGGCTGCTAACTTCACCGCGAACGGCGCTTTCGTTCCAGGTAGCGCAGGTCTCCAAACCTACAAGGGCGCGGGTTTCTACCTGAACGGCGTAACCATCGCCGGCCAGAACGGAACACCTCGCGGCATGACCAAGAACTTCTACAAAACCTATCAGCCGCGTCTGGGCTTCTCGTATGACCTCACAGGAAACGGCAAGACCGTCCTTCGCGGCGGCTTCGGCACATTCTTTGAGCGCATGCAGGGCAACGACGTGTACAACATTGCTACCGCGGCTCCATTCTCTAACACGCCAAGTGTAGGCAATACGACCTTCAATGATCCGCTCGCCAATTGGCAGTTTGGAACATCACTTTCCACGGCCACTCTACCAGTTGTGACACAAGGTATGACGAGCATCGCCACCAACTATCCTGCTCCCGGCGTAGCTCAATACAGCGTCGGCCTCCAGCGGGAGATCGTTCCCTCTCTGGTCCTCGTCACACAGTACGTCGGAAACGTTGGTTGGCATCAGAATGTGATTCTTCCAATCAACGAATACCCGCTCAGCACTCCAATGCAATTCCGCGCGGACGCAGCGGGCGACAAGACGTATCCCGGATATGCGGCGCCTTCTACGGTCGACAGCATCATGGCTCGCACCTATCCGGGCTTTGGCAACATCCAGCAGGAAAGCAACCTGGCTACGGTCAGTTACAGCAGCTTCCAGACTGGACTGCGTCAGCAGAGCCGGCATGGACTCAGCTTCGAAATCGATTACACATGGGCTCATGAGATCGATTCGCAGTTGGGAACCGCGGATCTTACCGGCGTAAGCAACCCCTTCAACCTCAGGTATGACAAGGGATCGGGCAACCTCGACCGGCGTCAAGTCCTGAACATGAACTACGAATACAAACTGCCCATCTTCGCGCATTCTAACGGGCTGACTCACAGCATTCTCGGCGGCTGGGAAGTTTCCGGTACTGTGATTTCTGAGACAGGCCTACCCTGGGCGGGCAGCAACGCTCCTGGCGACGGTGGCTCGGATACGGTTGGACTGGGCGGCGGCTATACCATCCGTCCCAATTTCACCGGCAAGGTCAGTTATCCCAAAACAAGGAATTCTAGCGGCGTGTACCAATGGGTATCTCCCACTGGCTTCTCGCAGCCAATCGCAGCATGGGACGGTGGTCCGAGTCTCGGCTTCGGCAATGCCGGCAGGGACATCGTCAAGGGACCCGGCCGCACCAACTTCGGCACCAACCTCTACAAGTCGTTTGCGTTTACCGAACGCACACACTTTGAGTTCCGTGTTGAATCCTTCAATACCTTCAACCACACCCAGTTCAATGGCTTCCACAATAACGTCAGTGGCGGCGACTTCGGTTTAGTGAACGGCGTGCAAGATCCAAGAACGTTTGAACTCGCAGGCAAACTGGTCTTCTAG
- a CDS encoding Ig-like domain repeat protein, with translation MKLARVLSSLSLAVLAVTGSAAHSQANVVENEPSVLYVNAQTGSDSNSGSSSSPLKTIQAAVNKANSNNQKSIGTKIIVSAGVYRESVNVDPISGMTSAPLTIEAAQNGTAIIDASEVLTGWSADPQYSGAYVANWTPTQTTCALPSGWPSVQPITLHTEILFVNSIAMTQVLAYSDLKPGTFFVNTSDGTVHMWPPANVDPSSATVEVGTRSKTMSVVGRSNIVLRGLVFEHANDCINTSGSTVTSSSNVLLDAVQANWNNWGGLGVFSSSNVTVQNSVGSYNGGLGFQGTRDQSILYSNNETDYNNWRGAQGTLYDWASGGTKLFQMRTTTVQGHSSYNNQAQGLWFDTDNQNITIDNATLVGSYNAALQLERNEGPISLQNSHLCSSGKGLNVLTTEALTVKNNVFYNNGATNKFEAQFYLAGSAGGINITNWQTGQVYNLITTGTVMSGNTFIDAAPGQFVFGTYLSGSDWTDFTSTLNSGNNTWYDSATPSAFRIVNGKNVDLTGWQSATGADYNSIWGAPTSSPASECIAPPAAYPDFHVSVDSSSYSMTSGRATATVRVESFNFGPVTLSVSGLPAGVTASFSNPSLTSGYSILTLTASSNSVAQTVPVNLWAVSGDRAHSATIKLTVNANPAVIGTTTTVNSSASTVNENSPVTLTASVKQTSGSTAPSGSVTFFNGGTSLGTASLSGGTASLSTSALPAGSNSITAEYAGNSTFNASTSSAITVNVNSGTVNTTTTLAASASSIAQNSPVTFTAGVKPASGTSSATGTITFYNGATTLGTATLSSGSATFTTSALPVGSNSITASYSGTSGFTSSTSGAVSVSVNASVVSTTATLISSSSTITENSPVTLTATIKQNSGTTAPTGTVTFYNGTISLGSATLSGGAASIATSALPVGTDSVSAAYSGAVTFNASSSNIVAITVNSSSPSVVNTVTTVVPSATSVTQNSPLTVVVTVKQASGTTVPVGSVNVYNGSAVVATGSVIAGTATLTIPSLPTGTDTIAAFYSGSSAFNPSTSGPVAITVNPIVVNTSTSLTASSASIVENAPLTLTALVKQSSGTATPTGSVNFYNGTTKIGTAVLSAGGATLTTAGLPAGTASISATFLGGPVFTASSSNAITIKISPLAFSTTTTLTASSSNIARGSALTFTADVKVANSTSLPTGTVTFFDASQAIGTASLSSGVATLTSSTLPAGTQTVTATYSGTTLYRQSTSNAVTVAISAPATEGPSTATVATSTVLASSAQQADQGFTIALTATVKPSNGSTLPTGTVDFNVGNKKIGSASLSSGRAYLTTSSLPTGDDPITATYMGNSSFGASTSSLVTVKIQGPDFTVEATPSSVSTTPGQSVDVSLRITPMDGFNQSPSMTCTGLPAGSTCTFGSAAKQSDGTSTVKMTIHTAPVTTSSNSAGRSRAPLALAFLPLLLWISSKRRKEFHRLLSLSMLLIVIVAFGGSVIGCGGHSSSSQLTSSSTTVNVTVNAQTSTGLRHTASVALTLM, from the coding sequence ATGAAGTTGGCGAGAGTTCTTAGTTCCCTCTCTCTTGCGGTTCTGGCCGTTACTGGATCCGCTGCGCATTCGCAGGCAAATGTAGTAGAAAATGAGCCCAGCGTCCTTTACGTGAACGCTCAAACGGGTTCAGATTCTAACTCGGGCTCCAGTTCGTCTCCGCTGAAAACGATCCAGGCAGCGGTAAACAAGGCGAACAGCAACAATCAAAAAAGTATTGGCACAAAGATTATTGTCAGCGCCGGGGTCTATCGGGAGTCAGTCAATGTAGACCCGATTTCAGGGATGACGTCTGCGCCTCTCACGATCGAGGCGGCCCAAAACGGCACTGCGATCATCGATGCATCTGAAGTACTTACCGGGTGGTCCGCGGACCCGCAATATTCCGGCGCGTATGTAGCCAACTGGACGCCAACGCAAACCACTTGTGCTCTTCCCAGCGGTTGGCCATCAGTACAGCCGATCACGCTTCATACTGAAATTCTCTTCGTAAACAGCATTGCAATGACGCAGGTGCTTGCCTACTCAGACCTCAAGCCCGGCACTTTCTTCGTCAACACCAGCGACGGCACCGTGCACATGTGGCCGCCTGCGAATGTCGATCCATCCTCGGCCACGGTTGAGGTCGGGACACGCTCGAAGACCATGAGCGTCGTTGGCCGCAGCAACATCGTGCTGCGTGGACTGGTTTTCGAACACGCCAATGACTGCATCAACACAAGTGGCTCCACGGTCACCAGCAGTTCAAATGTGCTGCTCGATGCCGTTCAGGCCAACTGGAATAACTGGGGCGGCTTGGGCGTCTTCTCTTCCAGCAACGTCACGGTGCAGAACTCTGTTGGCAGCTATAACGGTGGCTTGGGCTTCCAGGGGACCCGCGATCAGTCCATTCTCTATTCCAACAACGAGACAGACTACAACAACTGGCGCGGTGCGCAGGGCACGCTTTATGACTGGGCATCCGGCGGGACGAAATTGTTCCAGATGCGCACCACCACGGTCCAGGGTCATTCTTCCTATAACAACCAGGCCCAGGGATTGTGGTTCGATACCGACAACCAGAACATCACTATCGACAACGCCACACTGGTGGGCAGCTACAACGCAGCGCTACAGCTCGAACGAAATGAAGGTCCGATCAGTCTCCAGAACAGCCATCTCTGCTCCAGCGGAAAAGGTTTGAATGTACTAACCACTGAAGCGTTGACCGTGAAGAACAACGTCTTTTACAACAACGGTGCGACCAATAAATTTGAGGCGCAATTCTACCTGGCCGGAAGCGCGGGCGGCATCAACATCACCAACTGGCAGACGGGGCAGGTCTATAACCTCATCACCACCGGAACCGTGATGTCGGGAAACACCTTTATTGATGCGGCTCCGGGCCAGTTTGTGTTTGGAACCTACCTTAGCGGCTCCGACTGGACCGATTTCACCAGCACCCTTAACTCCGGCAACAATACCTGGTACGATTCTGCAACTCCCAGTGCGTTTCGCATCGTAAATGGCAAGAACGTTGATCTCACCGGATGGCAGAGCGCAACCGGGGCTGATTACAACTCCATCTGGGGCGCGCCGACTTCTTCACCAGCGTCAGAATGCATAGCACCCCCGGCGGCGTACCCCGATTTCCACGTCAGCGTGGACAGCAGTTCTTACAGCATGACATCGGGTCGCGCGACCGCAACGGTGCGCGTCGAGTCATTCAACTTTGGCCCAGTGACTCTCAGCGTATCCGGGCTGCCCGCAGGCGTGACCGCATCCTTCAGCAACCCAAGCCTCACCAGCGGATATTCCATCCTCACGCTAACTGCATCGTCCAACTCGGTCGCGCAGACTGTGCCGGTAAACTTGTGGGCGGTCAGCGGCGATCGCGCTCACTCTGCAACGATCAAGTTGACAGTAAATGCGAATCCCGCCGTGATTGGAACGACGACGACGGTCAACTCCTCCGCGTCGACCGTCAACGAAAACTCGCCGGTTACGCTGACGGCATCCGTGAAACAGACCAGCGGTTCTACAGCTCCCAGCGGGTCTGTCACTTTCTTTAATGGTGGGACCTCACTCGGAACAGCGTCGCTCTCTGGCGGGACGGCTTCCCTTTCTACGTCCGCTCTGCCTGCTGGGTCGAATTCAATCACCGCCGAGTACGCGGGAAATAGCACATTCAATGCATCCACCTCAAGCGCCATCACCGTGAATGTGAATTCCGGGACTGTAAATACCACGACGACCCTGGCTGCTTCTGCGTCCTCGATTGCGCAAAACTCGCCGGTCACATTCACTGCCGGAGTGAAACCCGCCAGTGGAACATCGAGCGCGACTGGAACCATCACGTTCTACAACGGCGCCACCACGCTGGGAACGGCGACTCTCTCTTCAGGATCAGCAACGTTCACGACTTCCGCCCTGCCGGTAGGTTCCAACTCCATCACCGCCTCCTACTCCGGCACGTCGGGATTTACTTCTTCCACGTCAGGTGCGGTTTCAGTGAGCGTGAATGCGAGTGTCGTAAGCACAACCGCAACGCTGATCTCTTCATCTTCCACGATTACTGAAAACTCGCCGGTCACGTTGACCGCCACGATCAAGCAGAATAGTGGAACCACAGCACCGACGGGCACGGTTACTTTTTACAATGGGACCATTTCGTTGGGATCCGCCACGCTCTCTGGCGGCGCAGCGAGCATCGCAACTTCGGCGCTGCCGGTTGGGACCGACTCGGTTTCCGCTGCTTACTCGGGCGCGGTCACCTTCAACGCGTCCAGTTCCAACATCGTCGCGATTACCGTCAACTCCTCATCTCCGAGCGTCGTTAATACAGTCACCACGGTCGTTCCATCGGCGACCAGCGTTACCCAGAATTCTCCCTTGACTGTTGTCGTCACCGTCAAGCAGGCAAGTGGGACCACAGTTCCCGTGGGTTCGGTGAATGTTTACAACGGCTCCGCAGTCGTGGCTACGGGATCTGTTATCGCTGGCACAGCGACGCTGACGATCCCTTCTCTACCTACCGGCACTGATACCATCGCAGCCTTCTATTCAGGATCATCGGCGTTCAATCCGTCCACCTCCGGACCAGTCGCCATCACGGTGAACCCGATCGTCGTCAATACATCGACAAGCTTGACAGCATCGTCCGCGAGTATCGTTGAGAACGCGCCACTCACCTTAACTGCTCTCGTGAAACAATCGAGCGGCACAGCAACACCTACTGGTTCGGTAAACTTCTATAACGGCACAACCAAAATCGGCACCGCAGTGTTGTCGGCTGGAGGCGCTACGCTCACAACCGCCGGACTTCCCGCCGGGACCGCGTCAATCAGCGCAACTTTCTTGGGTGGCCCAGTTTTCACGGCCTCAAGCTCCAACGCAATCACCATCAAGATCAGTCCTCTCGCGTTCAGCACGACCACTACTCTCACGGCATCATCGAGTAACATAGCGCGAGGTTCGGCGCTCACTTTTACTGCCGATGTGAAAGTAGCAAACAGTACTTCCTTGCCTACCGGGACAGTAACCTTTTTTGACGCCTCACAGGCGATCGGAACAGCGTCACTTTCATCCGGTGTAGCAACTCTGACCAGTTCCACCTTGCCCGCCGGAACTCAGACCGTGACAGCGACTTACTCCGGAACTACTCTCTACCGGCAGTCAACTTCCAACGCCGTCACGGTGGCAATCAGCGCACCAGCGACGGAGGGTCCCTCCACTGCGACAGTTGCCACCAGTACAGTGTTGGCTTCCTCCGCGCAACAAGCCGACCAGGGCTTCACCATCGCGCTAACTGCGACGGTCAAGCCATCCAATGGCTCAACTCTCCCAACCGGTACGGTCGACTTTAACGTCGGGAACAAAAAGATTGGATCTGCCAGTCTCTCGAGTGGCAGGGCCTACCTCACCACTTCGTCATTGCCAACCGGCGATGACCCCATCACGGCAACTTACATGGGCAATAGTTCCTTTGGCGCCTCAACCTCATCCTTGGTCACTGTGAAGATTCAGGGACCGGACTTCACCGTTGAAGCGACTCCCTCATCCGTCTCCACAACTCCAGGCCAGAGCGTCGATGTTTCGTTGCGTATCACTCCGATGGATGGATTCAACCAAAGCCCGTCCATGACGTGCACCGGTCTTCCTGCCGGATCGACCTGCACTTTTGGCTCGGCGGCCAAGCAGAGTGATGGCACTTCGACGGTGAAGATGACGATTCATACGGCTCCTGTCACGACGAGTTCAAACTCGGCAGGTCGTTCACGTGCACCCCTCGCCCTTGCATTTTTGCCTTTGCTTCTCTGGATTTCTTCAAAGCGGCGCAAGGAGTTCCATCGGCTCCTCTCTCTTTCAATGCTCCTTATCGTCATCGTGGCATTCGGCGGAAGTGTAATTGGCTGCGGGGGGCACTCAAGTTCCAGCCAGCTGACATCCAGTAGCACCACCGTCAACGTCACCGTGAATGCACAAACAAGCACAGGACTTCGCCACACCGCATCCGTAGCGCTCACTCTGATGTAG